A single region of the Salmo salar chromosome ssa16, Ssal_v3.1, whole genome shotgun sequence genome encodes:
- the vac14 gene encoding protein VAC14 homolog — protein MNTEKDFSPLTPNIVRALNDKLYEKRKVAALEIEKLVREFVAQNNSTQIRHVIQILASEFALSQHPHSRKGGLIGLAACSIALGKDSGLYLKELIEPVLTCFNDSDSRLRYYACEALYNIVKVARGAVLPHFNVLFDGLSKLAADPDPNVKSGSELLDRLLKDIVTESNKFDLVAFVPLLRERIYSNNQYARQFIISWILVLESVPDINLLDYLPEILDGLFQILGDSSKEIRRTCEVVLGEFLKEIKKTPSSVKFAEMANILVIHCQVSDESKLTNDLIQLTAMTWMREFIQLAGRVVLPYSSGILTAVLPCLSYDDRKKSTKEAASACNHSLMKLVTPEDDEDEEETGSSDSQPREDSPPKTEGDTNDMLNASQESVGFSNICFFTPTSADRSQVTLDLDGIVQVLDRHLHDSSTGMMTRIAVLKWLYHLYIKTPRKMFRHTDSLFPMLLKTLSDESDEVILKDLEVLAEIASSPAGQTDSSGSCDNSDSKLELQVPDGAKAGPQTVVGDASPSTPSMNSYFYKFMINLLKRFCLERKLLENRGAFIIRQLCLLLHAENIFHSMADILLKEEDLKFASTMVQTLNTILLTSAELFQLRNQLKDLRTQESCALFCCLYRSWCHNPVATVSLCFLTQNYRHAYDLIQKFGDLEVTVDFLMEVDKLVQLIESPIFTYLRLQLLDVENNPYLIKALYGLLMLLPQSQAFQLLSHRLRCVPNPELMRTVDESKYIESKPVGTKRPAYTHMDYNDLLQHFDRVQSKHLEVRHQRSGRADHPDRKLVL, from the exons ATGAACACCGAGAAAGACTTCTCGCCTTTGACCCCAAATATTGTCAGAGCACTCAACGACAAACTGTACGAGAAGAGGAAGGTTGCTGCTCTAGAGATTGAAAA ACTGGTGAGGGAGTTTGTGGCTCAGAACAACTCTACCCAGATCAGACATGTTATCCAGATCCTGGCCTCGGAGTTCGCCCTGTCCCAGCACCCTCACAGCCGCAAAGGAGGCCTCATCGGCCTGGCAGCATGCTCCATTGCCCTGGGAAAG GACTCCGGGCTGTACCTGAAGGAGCTTATCGAGCCCGTACTCACCTGCTTTAATGATTCAGACAGCAGACTGCGGTACTATGCCTGTGAGGCGCTCTACAACATAGTAAAAGTGGCCAGGGGAGCTGTCTTACCCCACTTCAACGTGCTCTTCGATGGCCTCAGCAAG CTTGCTGCAGATCCTGACCCCAATGTGAAGAGTGGCTCTGAACTCCTTGACAGACTGTTGAAG GACATTGTGACGGAGAGTAACAAGTTTGACCTGGTGGCGTTTGTCCCCCTGCTGCGTGAGAGAATCTACTCCAATAACCAGTATGCCCGTCAATTCATCATATCCTGG ATACTAGTTCTGGAATCTGTTCCGGACATCAACCTCCTGGACTACCTGCCAGAAATCCTTGATGGACTCTTCCAGATCTTAGGGGACAGCAGCAAAGAGATCCGAAGGAC GTGTGAGGTTGTCTTGGGAGAGTTCCTGAAGGAGATCAAGAAGACTCCCTCTAGTGTCAAGTTTGCAGAGATGGCCAACATCCTGGTCATCCATTGCCAGGtttctgatgagtccaaactca CCAATGACCTAATCCAGTTGACAGCCATGACGTGGATGAGGGAGTTTATCCAGCTGGCAGGGAGGGTGGTCCTGCCCTACTCCTCCGGCATCCTGACTGCTGTCCTGCCCTGCCTGTCCTATGACGACCGCAAAAAGA GCACCAAAGAAGCTGCCAGTGCCTGTAACCACAGCCTGATGAAGCTGGTGACCCCTGAAGATGATGAGGATGAAGAGGAAACTGGAAGCAGTGACAGCCAACCCAGAGAAGACAGCCCGCCAAAGACCGAGGGGGACACTAACG ATATGCTCAACGCGTCACAGGAGTCTGTGGGTTTCAGCAACATCTGCTTCTTCACTCCCACAAG tgCTGACCGGTCACAGGTGACCCTTGACCTTGATGGGATAGTTCAGGTGCTGGACCGCCACCTGCATGACTCCTCCACCGGCATGATGACCCGCATCGCCGTGCTCAAGTGGCTGTACCACCTCTACATCAAGACACCTCGCAAA ATGTTCCGGCACACAGACAGTCTGTTCCCCATGCTGCTGAAGACGCTCTCAGATGAGTCTGATGAG GTCATTCTTAAGGACCTGGAGGTTCTGGCTGAGATTGCGTCTTCCCCAGCAGGACAGACCGATTCCTCAGGCTCCTGTGATAATTCTGACAGTAAACTGGAGCTTCAGGTTCCTGATGGGGCCAAGGCAGGCCCACAGACAGTCGTGG GCGACGCGTCGCCCTCCACCCCCAGCATGAACTCTTACTTCTACAAGTTCATGATCAACCTGCTGAAGCGCTTCTGCCTGGAGAGAAAgctgctggagaacagaggagccTTCATTATCAG GCAGCTGTGTCTGCTTCTGCACGCGGAGAACATATTCCACTCCATGGCAGACATCCTGTTGAAGGAAGAGGACCTGAAGTTTGCATCCACCATGGTGCAGACGCTCAACACCATCCTGCTCACCTCCGCAGAGCTCTTTCAGCTGCGCAACCAGCTCAAGGACCTGCGCACACAG GAGAGCTGTGCCCTGTTCTGCTGCCTGTATCGTTCCTGGTGTCACAACCCTGTGGCCACTGTGTCTCTCTGCTTCCTGACCCAGAACTACCGCCATGCCTATGACCTCATCCAGAAGTT CGGTGATTTGGAGGTGACTGTAGACTTCCTCATGGAAGTTGACAAGCTGGTACAGTTGATCGAGAGCCCCATCTTTACCT ACTTGCGTCTCCAACTGCTGGATGTGGAGAACAATCCATACCTGATCAAGGCCCTGTACGGCCTGCTGATGCTGCTGCCCCAGAGCCAGGCCTTCCAGCTTCTCTCCCACCGCCTGCGCTGTGTGCCTAACCCAGAGCTTATGAGGACAGT GGATGAGTCAAAGTACATTGAGTCTAAGCCTGTTGGCACCAAGCGTCCGGCCTACACCCACATGGACTACAATGACCTGCTGCAGCACTTTGACCGGGTCCAGAGCAAACACCTGGAGGTGCGCCACCAGCGCTCAGGCCGCGCTGACCACCCAGACCGGAAGCTGGTGCTGTGA